A stretch of Paludisphaera borealis DNA encodes these proteins:
- a CDS encoding nucleoside deaminase: MKAARFGLNARAGRITLGVFLFGALIVGGFLVFQAVPSKTVMAFVQVASEKKKITAEEIYARYPKAKHEEFMKRAIANSRKAGVEYKTGGAFGAVIVDKDGKVIADGMNHVVAQNDPTWHAEMHAIRQACALLKSPKLEGCVLYTSAEPCPMCLATVYWAGLDGVFFGAVVADSKKYGNFDDDFIYEQFAKPTKDRAISEQMFMRPEAVEVWKEYYNRKDKVDY, from the coding sequence ATGAAGGCAGCACGTTTCGGTCTCAACGCCCGCGCGGGGCGGATCACACTCGGCGTATTCCTGTTCGGCGCCCTGATCGTCGGGGGGTTCCTGGTCTTCCAGGCCGTCCCGTCCAAGACGGTCATGGCGTTCGTGCAGGTGGCCAGCGAGAAAAAGAAGATCACCGCCGAGGAGATCTACGCTCGCTACCCGAAGGCGAAGCACGAAGAGTTCATGAAGCGGGCGATCGCCAATTCCCGCAAGGCCGGCGTCGAGTACAAGACGGGCGGCGCCTTCGGAGCCGTGATCGTCGACAAGGACGGCAAGGTCATCGCCGACGGCATGAACCACGTCGTCGCTCAGAACGACCCCACCTGGCACGCCGAGATGCACGCGATCCGTCAGGCCTGCGCCTTGCTGAAGTCGCCGAAGCTCGAAGGCTGCGTCCTCTACACGTCGGCGGAACCCTGTCCGATGTGCCTGGCGACGGTCTACTGGGCGGGCCTCGACGGCGTCTTCTTCGGCGCGGTCGTCGCCGACTCGAAGAAGTACGGCAACTTCGACGACGATTTCATCTACGAGCAGTTCGCCAAGCCCACGAAGGACCGCGCGATCTCCGAGCAAATGTTCATGCGGCCCGAGGCCGTCGAAGTCTGGAAGGAATACTACAACCGCAAGGACAAGGTCGACTACTGA
- a CDS encoding flavin monoamine oxidase family protein produces MVPSSRRDFLGVAGIVGAAGLASGLESASGAASAQPAAEAGGDLVDVLILGGGYAGLSAARHLRLRGRKVVVLEANDRTGGRTRDRILAGGRRVELGGQYIVPDQTRVHDLAREMGLEMYASWNEGDWFLDFEGRTARYRTSPGQCLVDALGQPPEVRTEIETTVQALSELYPAVSAATPWTHPKAQEWDGLMFESWLGDRLKTSAALRFLTLMTNQAFSVEPSEISFLQMLWFLKTSHGLPGWALGGPQADRVDGGTGLLGERLAKLLGDDVRVGRAVRSVTQDDRTVSVDTAQGSFRARAAVVCLPPQLTNTVRFDPPLPSDLYRAFDGLQAGMTVKVQAVYDRPFWRELGWSGNGIAFEGPQAFTFDNTPRGGSPGVLLGFISADQATKWSRLAPELRKAAILATWSRVYGEPALAPIDYFEMNWPAETFIRCGHGCHLSPGLWSTLGPAFGGERMPRFGRVWWASSDLAKDWVGYLEGAIHAGEQVGREVDVELG; encoded by the coding sequence ATGGTGCCGTCGAGCCGTCGAGATTTCCTCGGAGTCGCGGGGATTGTGGGAGCCGCCGGGCTGGCCTCGGGCCTTGAGAGCGCATCCGGGGCCGCCTCGGCGCAACCGGCGGCTGAGGCCGGTGGCGATCTCGTCGACGTGTTGATCCTCGGCGGAGGCTATGCGGGGCTCTCGGCCGCTCGACACTTGAGATTGCGCGGTCGGAAGGTGGTCGTCCTCGAAGCCAACGATCGAACAGGAGGGAGGACGCGGGACCGGATCTTGGCGGGAGGCCGCCGCGTCGAGCTGGGCGGGCAGTACATCGTCCCGGACCAGACTCGCGTCCACGACCTCGCCCGCGAGATGGGCCTGGAGATGTACGCCTCGTGGAACGAGGGGGATTGGTTCCTCGACTTTGAGGGCCGCACCGCTCGTTACCGCACCTCGCCCGGCCAGTGCCTCGTGGACGCGCTGGGGCAGCCGCCCGAGGTTCGCACCGAGATCGAGACGACGGTGCAGGCGCTGTCCGAGTTGTACCCCGCGGTTTCGGCGGCCACGCCCTGGACCCATCCCAAGGCCCAGGAGTGGGACGGTCTGATGTTCGAGTCGTGGCTCGGCGACCGACTCAAGACCAGCGCGGCCCTCCGGTTCCTCACGCTCATGACGAACCAGGCCTTCTCGGTCGAGCCGTCCGAGATCTCGTTCCTTCAGATGCTCTGGTTCTTGAAAACCAGCCACGGCCTCCCGGGATGGGCGTTGGGCGGCCCGCAGGCCGATCGCGTCGACGGCGGCACGGGACTGCTGGGCGAGCGGCTCGCCAAGCTCCTCGGGGATGACGTCCGCGTCGGCCGCGCCGTGCGGAGCGTCACGCAGGACGATCGGACCGTCTCGGTCGACACGGCCCAGGGCTCGTTCCGGGCCCGCGCGGCGGTGGTCTGCCTTCCTCCTCAATTGACCAACACGGTGCGGTTCGACCCGCCCCTGCCCTCCGACCTCTACCGCGCGTTCGACGGCTTGCAGGCCGGGATGACGGTCAAGGTGCAGGCGGTCTACGATCGGCCCTTCTGGCGCGAGCTGGGCTGGTCGGGAAACGGGATCGCGTTCGAAGGTCCTCAAGCCTTCACCTTCGACAACACGCCGAGGGGCGGTTCGCCGGGCGTGCTGTTAGGCTTCATCAGCGCGGACCAGGCGACGAAATGGAGCCGTCTGGCTCCCGAACTGCGGAAGGCCGCCATCCTTGCGACGTGGTCGCGGGTCTACGGCGAACCGGCCCTCGCGCCGATCGACTATTTCGAGATGAACTGGCCGGCCGAGACGTTCATCCGATGCGGGCACGGCTGCCACCTCAGCCCCGGCTTGTGGAGCACGCTGGGGCCCGCGTTCGGCGGCGAGCGGATGCCCCGCTTCGGGCGCGTCTGGTGGGCGTCGTCCGACCTGGCCAAAGACTGGGTGGGCTACCTCGAAGGCGCCATTCACGCGGGCGAACAGGTGGGGCGCGAGGTCGACGTCGAGCTGGGCTGA
- a CDS encoding carbohydrate porin, with product MRIPWVIAIAMVLTCRIAAAQAPDAPPDLASAVSEGEAVAPAAVSPLPSAPRPRVGFLSRGLFSRWFRRVSADEPTDAEGAPAAGPGADAGPPRGSQPVSANPAAVNIIAGTGALGRWLGLEEDSGIRFGGLWVGDASGVLSGGRDPGHWGLNSLTIFDINLDAEKLLGVKGGSFGTEFLQFTGQKTNSLAGAFPGFDSLEVTPPLTRQELYQLWYRQELFDGKLVFRIGKSVPTFDFNNVVRPVPVSDPSAAIPAVTGLIFTPVFVNPTMLGVIPGYYNSATGITTTFAPTKSLYMNYGFYDGNLANHRQTGLEGPRFNGYYFHIGEVGYAYRLGPQEKPGNIGVGVWGQTGKLDTYDLGANGKPIQDNGANGVYLFGSQRLWFRHPGVDSSGVSGFYQFGANNSNALLARQYFGGGFTAFGLVPGRPADSFGCGMAWTWLNRGDHAGNLFFPDATGPLQLSPSQLMFQAYYQMKLVNGVFAQTALTDIPTPGQNATLPNALAISFRIIALF from the coding sequence ATGCGGATACCCTGGGTCATTGCGATCGCCATGGTTCTGACCTGCCGAATCGCGGCCGCGCAAGCGCCCGACGCCCCGCCCGACCTCGCTTCGGCCGTCTCGGAAGGCGAAGCCGTGGCGCCGGCCGCCGTGAGCCCATTACCCAGCGCCCCTCGACCCCGCGTCGGCTTCCTGTCTCGGGGGCTGTTCAGCCGATGGTTCCGGAGGGTGTCGGCGGATGAACCGACGGACGCAGAAGGAGCGCCGGCGGCCGGGCCGGGCGCCGACGCGGGACCGCCGAGAGGGAGCCAGCCCGTCAGCGCGAACCCGGCGGCCGTCAACATCATCGCCGGCACCGGGGCGCTCGGGCGGTGGCTGGGGCTCGAAGAAGACTCGGGAATCCGGTTCGGCGGGCTCTGGGTCGGCGACGCCAGCGGCGTGCTGTCCGGCGGTCGCGACCCCGGGCACTGGGGGCTCAACAGCCTGACGATCTTCGACATCAACCTCGACGCCGAGAAGCTGTTGGGCGTGAAAGGCGGTTCGTTCGGAACCGAGTTCCTCCAATTCACCGGACAGAAGACCAACAGCCTGGCCGGCGCCTTCCCGGGCTTCGACTCGCTCGAAGTGACGCCGCCGCTCACGCGGCAGGAACTCTACCAACTCTGGTATCGGCAGGAGCTTTTCGACGGCAAGCTGGTCTTCCGGATCGGCAAGTCGGTGCCGACCTTCGACTTCAACAACGTGGTCAGGCCGGTGCCCGTCAGCGACCCCTCGGCCGCGATCCCGGCCGTCACGGGCTTGATCTTCACGCCGGTCTTCGTCAACCCGACGATGCTCGGCGTGATCCCCGGCTATTACAACTCGGCCACCGGGATCACGACGACGTTCGCGCCGACGAAGTCGCTTTACATGAACTACGGCTTCTATGACGGCAACCTCGCCAATCATCGCCAGACCGGCCTGGAAGGCCCGCGGTTCAACGGCTACTACTTCCACATCGGCGAGGTGGGCTACGCGTATCGGCTCGGCCCGCAGGAGAAGCCCGGCAATATCGGGGTCGGCGTCTGGGGACAGACCGGAAAGCTCGACACGTACGACCTCGGGGCGAATGGCAAACCCATTCAGGACAATGGCGCGAACGGCGTCTATCTGTTCGGCAGCCAGCGGTTGTGGTTCCGCCATCCGGGCGTCGACAGCAGCGGCGTCAGCGGCTTCTACCAGTTCGGGGCCAACAACTCCAACGCCCTGCTCGCTCGCCAGTACTTCGGCGGCGGCTTCACGGCCTTCGGCCTGGTTCCCGGCCGGCCAGCCGACTCGTTCGGCTGCGGCATGGCGTGGACGTGGCTCAACCGGGGCGACCATGCCGGAAATCTCTTCTTCCCGGACGCGACGGGGCCGCTCCAACTCAGTCCCAGCCAGCTCATGTTCCAGGCGTACTACCAGATGAAGCTGGTGAACGGCGTGTTCGCCCAGACGGCTCTGACCGACATCCCCACCCCCGGCCAGAACGCGACGTTGCCCAACGCCCTCGCAATCAGCTTCCGGATCATCGCCTTGTTCTAA
- a CDS encoding ubiquitin-conjugating enzyme E2, translating into MAMHDSPRTRRLHNDLAALDRVRSESSVFEFQTSGNPPHHYQIAFKGKGLWRDRGKVKLIQTHRVEIKLGSSYPRTIPEIRWLTPIYHPNISEIGMVCLGGYGTHWAPSVQLDELCTMLWDMARYHNYDIRSPYNRDAALWVANQTTILFPTDPRSIRDLRAAKGWLDPDGRSDHPKPLDDAKPKSAWRFLSAASDGPTPVSRVRQFIERYGRPPDDAPASPPEPPSRTAAAVADGDDDGMVILETTTTSPAAESRAVEPSRGEEDILFID; encoded by the coding sequence ATGGCCATGCACGATTCGCCTCGAACCCGACGCCTTCACAACGATCTGGCCGCACTCGACCGCGTCCGCTCGGAAAGCTCGGTCTTCGAATTCCAGACTTCGGGAAATCCACCGCATCATTACCAGATCGCTTTCAAGGGCAAGGGCCTGTGGCGCGACCGGGGCAAGGTGAAGTTGATCCAGACGCATCGGGTCGAGATCAAGCTCGGCTCGTCCTACCCCCGGACGATCCCGGAAATCCGCTGGCTGACGCCGATCTACCACCCCAACATCTCCGAAATCGGCATGGTCTGCCTGGGAGGTTATGGCACGCACTGGGCCCCGAGCGTCCAGCTCGACGAGCTTTGCACGATGCTCTGGGACATGGCCCGCTACCACAACTACGACATCCGCAGCCCCTACAACCGCGACGCCGCCCTGTGGGTCGCCAACCAGACGACGATCCTGTTCCCGACCGACCCGCGCTCGATCCGCGACCTCCGCGCGGCCAAGGGGTGGCTCGATCCTGACGGTCGATCCGACCATCCGAAGCCGCTGGACGACGCCAAGCCGAAGTCGGCCTGGCGGTTCCTGTCGGCGGCTTCCGACGGGCCGACGCCGGTCTCGCGGGTCCGCCAGTTCATCGAGCGGTACGGCCGGCCGCCGGACGACGCCCCGGCCTCGCCCCCCGAACCACCATCCCGGACCGCCGCCGCCGTCGCCGACGGTGACGACGACGGGATGGTGATTCTGGAGACCACCACCACCAGCCCCGCGGCCGAGAGCCGCGCGGTGGAACCGTCGCGAGGGGAGGAAGACATCCTCTTCATCGATTGA
- a CDS encoding Mov34/MPN/PAD-1 family protein, producing MSGDDMVFGEIKYREPARVKRPDRDPRHACVACQTPGPNDLPIFLDRGPADLIERHALSDVSVELGGILLGKECVDPATGDHFAWITQALEAKHYANTQASFTYTHDSWEEITRDRDRLYPDLDIVGWYHTHPSFGIFLSHHDLFIHQNFFAQPLQVAYVVDPIQSTRGFFRWSDGKMVQVGGFHLCAERTERLALSKLANDLENLPSPSGQGGSALSPRLEAELIKMLSRPAHPHAGGPAERLSIMALLAMLGSFLGVVGLAAALWLFQLNTRLGEQTEALVALQRHLDDAAGGQRLAVDTLLDKVGGEDPSKFIARYERTAKARDESHNRLLAELAINETLGLRAKELAADLDAARASLKESEADAKEAPALRKRLGELEKANTLQERELEEKRPIVEATDGEKAKELVDALKLYRTTTWAGALASLLLGLTAVYFYFKSLPEPQSTIQPSPTTHRIV from the coding sequence TTGAGCGGCGACGACATGGTCTTCGGCGAGATCAAGTATCGCGAGCCGGCGCGGGTGAAGCGTCCCGACCGCGACCCGCGGCACGCCTGCGTCGCCTGCCAGACCCCCGGCCCGAACGACCTGCCGATCTTCCTCGACCGGGGCCCGGCCGACCTGATCGAGCGTCACGCGCTCTCCGACGTCTCGGTCGAGCTGGGGGGCATCCTGCTGGGCAAGGAGTGCGTCGACCCGGCGACCGGCGACCACTTCGCCTGGATCACCCAGGCCCTCGAAGCCAAGCACTACGCCAACACCCAGGCGAGCTTCACCTACACGCACGACTCGTGGGAGGAGATCACCCGCGACCGCGATCGGCTGTACCCCGACCTCGACATAGTGGGCTGGTATCATACGCATCCCAGCTTCGGGATCTTTCTTTCACATCACGATCTGTTCATCCACCAGAATTTTTTCGCGCAGCCGCTGCAAGTCGCTTACGTCGTCGACCCGATCCAGTCGACCCGTGGATTCTTCCGCTGGTCCGACGGCAAGATGGTCCAGGTGGGCGGATTCCATCTGTGCGCCGAGCGGACGGAACGGCTGGCGCTCTCGAAGCTGGCCAACGATCTCGAAAACCTCCCCAGCCCGTCGGGGCAGGGGGGCTCGGCCCTCTCACCTCGCCTTGAGGCGGAGCTCATCAAGATGCTCAGTCGTCCCGCTCATCCCCACGCCGGCGGCCCCGCCGAACGGCTGTCGATCATGGCGCTGCTCGCGATGCTCGGCAGTTTTCTCGGGGTGGTCGGCCTGGCCGCCGCCCTCTGGCTGTTCCAGCTCAACACCCGGCTCGGCGAGCAGACCGAGGCGCTCGTCGCCCTTCAGCGTCACCTCGACGACGCGGCGGGGGGCCAGCGGCTGGCCGTCGACACGTTGCTCGACAAGGTCGGGGGCGAAGACCCGAGCAAGTTCATCGCCCGCTACGAACGGACCGCCAAGGCCCGCGACGAGTCGCACAATCGGCTGCTCGCCGAACTCGCGATCAACGAGACCCTCGGCCTTCGCGCCAAGGAGCTCGCCGCCGACCTCGACGCCGCCCGCGCCAGCCTCAAGGAGTCCGAAGCCGACGCCAAGGAAGCGCCCGCCCTCCGCAAGCGGCTCGGTGAGCTGGAGAAGGCCAACACGCTCCAGGAACGCGAACTCGAAGAGAAGCGGCCGATCGTCGAGGCGACCGACGGCGAGAAGGCCAAGGAGCTGGTCGACGCGCTCAAGCTCTACCGTACCACCACCTGGGCCGGCGCGCTCGCCAGCTTGCTCCTGGGGCTGACCGCCGTTTACTTCTATTTCAAATCGCTCCCCGAACCCCAGTCGACGATTCAACCCAGCCCGACCACGCATCGGATCGTTTGA
- a CDS encoding alpha/beta hydrolase: protein MPIDREKFFSPKRRRRWLIFAMVGLTSWLLVSFAVAHRLTQRRRAPFPEPAPQVAWGRLEEHRLATRDGHQIGAWYADGRDDAPSILFLHGNKGSRSHCLNRAAIVAGEGGCAVLLISLRAHGDSTGDFNDIGYSARHDVVAAVDFLHNRRPGKPVIVFGVSLGSAAAAFAAEELGDRVQGYVLESPYQDLKTAVRHRTAAYLPPLLDRAAYLGLRIAAFLVVPDFEAISPLRAVDHIPATTPVLILAGGADDLAWPEEALALYDRVRSHGRIETFPGAGHHNLTAVDPPRYRRLILDFCGGSPGVGAVD from the coding sequence ATGCCGATCGATCGCGAGAAGTTCTTTTCGCCGAAGCGACGGCGCCGCTGGCTGATTTTCGCGATGGTCGGCCTGACGTCGTGGCTGCTCGTCTCGTTCGCCGTCGCGCACCGGCTCACGCAGCGTCGACGGGCTCCGTTCCCCGAACCGGCTCCGCAGGTCGCCTGGGGGCGGCTGGAGGAGCATCGGCTGGCGACCCGCGACGGCCATCAGATCGGCGCGTGGTACGCCGACGGGCGCGACGACGCCCCGTCGATCCTCTTCCTGCACGGCAACAAGGGGAGTCGGTCGCACTGCCTGAACCGCGCCGCGATCGTGGCCGGCGAAGGCGGCTGCGCCGTCCTCTTGATCTCGCTCCGCGCCCATGGCGACTCGACCGGCGACTTCAACGACATCGGCTACAGCGCGCGTCATGACGTCGTCGCGGCGGTCGATTTCCTCCACAACCGTCGTCCCGGCAAGCCGGTGATCGTCTTCGGCGTCTCGCTGGGCTCGGCGGCGGCGGCGTTCGCGGCCGAGGAGCTTGGCGACCGGGTCCAGGGCTACGTCCTCGAAAGCCCGTATCAGGATCTGAAGACGGCCGTCCGGCATCGAACCGCCGCGTACCTGCCGCCGCTCCTCGATCGCGCGGCCTACCTGGGTCTGCGGATCGCCGCATTCCTGGTCGTTCCCGACTTCGAGGCGATCTCCCCGCTGCGGGCCGTCGACCACATCCCCGCCACGACGCCGGTCTTGATCCTCGCGGGCGGCGCGGACGATCTGGCGTGGCCCGAGGAGGCGCTCGCCCTCTACGACCGCGTCCGATCCCACGGTCGGATCGAGACCTTCCCGGGAGCCGGCCACCACAATCTCACGGCCGTCGACCCGCCCCGGTACCGACGGCTGATCCTCGATTTCTGCGGCGGCTCGCCCGGGGTCGGGGCGGTCGATTAA
- a CDS encoding S1 family peptidase produces MRTTIALAFLLIAPAFLHAQDAGPTEPSPAAEPAVRIRRAPATSPKPAARAGKRQLDPVAPGDDGTFRPTVIIRRGTSQGSGTVVASVDDDTLVLTAAHVVRSEGPILVELHRYNLGLERRTNAPGRWPRRVPAQLVGADASADVAVLRVRQMVALPYVAKLSEDDQDALPDDSILTSVGIDLGAKLSSWKTELVETASFQLNESDVDRPFLITDKIPEHGRSGGGLFTGKGRLVGVCVGHAEMIQGRRMGVFASIDSIHRILREHDLNAVVDRSSARHEKLRRPRPDLPRQARRPSSPSLTPTEASDPAPARP; encoded by the coding sequence ATGCGGACCACGATTGCGCTGGCTTTCCTGCTGATCGCGCCGGCCTTCTTGCACGCCCAGGACGCGGGCCCGACCGAGCCCTCGCCCGCGGCCGAGCCGGCGGTTCGGATTCGACGCGCGCCGGCGACGTCGCCGAAGCCCGCCGCCAGGGCCGGGAAGCGGCAACTCGACCCGGTCGCGCCGGGCGACGACGGCACATTTCGACCGACGGTCATCATCCGGCGCGGCACCTCGCAAGGGAGCGGCACGGTCGTCGCCTCGGTCGACGACGACACCCTCGTCTTGACCGCCGCCCACGTCGTCCGCTCCGAGGGGCCGATCCTCGTCGAGCTGCATCGCTACAACCTGGGGCTTGAGCGGCGGACGAACGCGCCGGGCCGCTGGCCGCGCCGGGTTCCCGCCCAACTCGTCGGCGCCGACGCCTCGGCCGACGTGGCGGTCCTCCGGGTCCGCCAGATGGTCGCCTTGCCGTACGTTGCGAAGCTCTCCGAGGACGACCAGGACGCCTTGCCCGACGACTCGATCCTGACCTCGGTGGGGATCGACCTGGGCGCGAAGCTGTCGAGCTGGAAGACCGAGCTGGTCGAGACCGCCTCGTTTCAGCTCAACGAGAGCGACGTCGACCGTCCCTTCCTCATCACCGACAAGATCCCCGAACACGGCCGGTCGGGGGGCGGCCTCTTCACCGGGAAGGGCCGGCTCGTCGGCGTCTGCGTCGGCCACGCCGAGATGATCCAGGGTCGGCGGATGGGGGTCTTCGCCTCGATCGACAGCATCCACCGCATCCTCCGCGAGCACGACCTCAACGCCGTCGTCGATCGCTCGTCGGCCCGGCACGAGAAGTTGCGTCGCCCCCGCCCCGATCTCCCCCGCCAGGCACGCCGGCCGTCGTCCCCCTCTCTGACGCCGACCGAGGCGAGCGACCCGGCCCCCGCCCGTCCTTGA
- a CDS encoding FG-GAP repeat domain-containing protein, which yields MRSLPLAVALVVFSIPFASGAEFPRFEPLEIDPHIGEVCYAVTTADVNGDGKLDVVAVSEDAVIWYENPSWRKHEAVRGATKRDNVCIQAHDVDGDGRIDFTVGAGWKPPDTAHAGTLQWIGRDAAGEWQVHPIDYDEPSLHRLRWGDVKGNGKKQLVVAPLQGRGTKPPNWDAGHEVRVLVLDVPGDPAHPHWPTEVADASLHTIHNLQLVDMLGAGRDQIVLAAWEGVYRLERSEKGKWTKAKLGSGDQESAPFKGASEVKVGRLADGSHYLATIEPWHGNQVVVYTPPKQDGALWQRQVVAAPLAWGHAVWCANLDGDGDDELIIGQRDRNPADAKAPRGPGVFAFDPRPSADGLAFERHAIDDGGMACEDAVAADLDGDGRIDVVAGGRATHNLRIYWNQPR from the coding sequence ATGCGAAGCCTCCCTCTCGCAGTCGCGCTGGTCGTTTTCAGCATCCCATTCGCCTCCGGGGCGGAATTCCCTCGGTTCGAGCCCCTGGAGATCGACCCGCACATCGGCGAGGTCTGTTACGCCGTGACGACCGCCGACGTCAACGGCGACGGCAAGCTCGACGTCGTCGCGGTCTCGGAAGACGCCGTGATCTGGTACGAGAACCCGTCCTGGCGGAAGCACGAAGCCGTCCGGGGGGCGACGAAGCGCGACAACGTCTGCATCCAGGCCCACGACGTCGACGGCGACGGCCGCATCGACTTCACGGTCGGCGCGGGCTGGAAGCCTCCCGACACCGCCCACGCCGGCACCCTCCAGTGGATCGGCCGCGACGCCGCCGGCGAGTGGCAGGTCCACCCGATCGACTACGACGAACCCTCGCTCCATCGCCTTCGCTGGGGAGACGTGAAGGGGAACGGCAAGAAGCAACTCGTCGTCGCCCCGCTCCAGGGGCGCGGAACCAAGCCGCCGAACTGGGACGCCGGCCACGAGGTGCGCGTGCTCGTCCTCGACGTCCCCGGCGACCCCGCCCACCCGCACTGGCCGACGGAAGTCGCCGACGCCTCGCTGCACACGATCCACAACCTCCAGCTCGTCGACATGCTGGGCGCCGGCCGCGATCAGATCGTTCTGGCCGCATGGGAAGGCGTCTACCGACTCGAACGCTCCGAGAAAGGCAAGTGGACCAAGGCCAAGCTCGGCTCGGGCGACCAGGAGAGCGCACCGTTCAAGGGGGCCAGCGAAGTCAAGGTGGGACGGCTCGCGGACGGCTCGCACTACCTGGCGACCATCGAGCCCTGGCACGGAAACCAGGTCGTGGTCTACACGCCCCCGAAGCAAGACGGAGCCCTCTGGCAACGGCAGGTGGTCGCCGCGCCCCTCGCCTGGGGCCACGCCGTCTGGTGCGCCAACCTTGACGGCGATGGCGACGACGAGCTGATCATCGGCCAGCGCGACCGCAATCCGGCCGACGCCAAAGCCCCGCGCGGGCCGGGCGTCTTCGCCTTCGACCCCCGTCCGAGCGCCGACGGCCTCGCGTTCGAGCGACACGCGATCGACGACGGCGGCATGGCCTGCGAAGACGCCGTGGCCGCCGACCTCGACGGCGACGGCCGAATCGACGTCGTCGCCGGCGGCCGCGCCACCCACAACCTGCGAATCTACTGGAACCAGCCGCGTTGA
- a CDS encoding HesA/MoeB/ThiF family protein produces the protein MTKPDHPDPSTPDDDVLRIDDDDRYGRLRLISWWRQERLAAAKVLVVGAGALGNEVIKNLALVGLGTIYVIDLDDVEPSNLSRSVLFRAADGGLPKARVAARRAGEINPDVRFVPMRGDVLNDVGLGLFAEVDVVIGCLDNREARLWVNRQCWKTSTPWVDAGIQEIQGVVKVFTPPHSACYECAMTERDYQLLNLRYSCPLLKRDEILAGKVPTAPTIASMMGALQVQEALKLLHDMPVAGGSALVFNGVGNQFYTTKLPFRDDCLSHETYPEPIALPLGRGATVAALFDAARPALSGPLHLTLDRELVEAVECPRCGGREEVMRPRTRVRQADAVCPKCREAGRPVVVSRIDEGTPLAGRTLAEVGVPPFDVVRVDEEDGDARFFLLAGDRDGLASGWGLDS, from the coding sequence TTGACGAAGCCCGACCATCCCGACCCATCGACGCCCGACGACGACGTCCTGCGGATCGACGACGACGACCGCTACGGCCGGCTCCGGCTGATCTCATGGTGGCGGCAAGAACGCCTGGCGGCCGCCAAGGTGCTGGTCGTCGGCGCGGGGGCGCTCGGCAACGAGGTGATCAAGAACCTGGCGCTCGTCGGCCTGGGGACGATCTACGTGATCGACCTCGACGACGTCGAGCCCTCGAACCTGTCGCGGTCGGTCCTCTTCCGGGCGGCCGACGGCGGCCTTCCCAAGGCGCGCGTGGCGGCCCGACGGGCCGGCGAGATCAATCCCGACGTCCGGTTCGTGCCGATGCGCGGCGACGTGCTCAACGACGTCGGCCTGGGGCTGTTCGCCGAGGTCGACGTGGTCATCGGCTGCCTCGACAACCGCGAGGCCCGGCTCTGGGTCAACCGCCAGTGCTGGAAAACGAGCACCCCGTGGGTCGACGCCGGCATCCAGGAAATTCAAGGCGTGGTCAAGGTCTTCACGCCGCCGCATTCGGCCTGCTACGAGTGCGCGATGACCGAGCGCGACTACCAGCTCTTGAACCTGCGGTACAGTTGCCCGCTGCTCAAGCGCGACGAGATCCTGGCGGGCAAGGTTCCCACCGCGCCCACGATCGCGTCGATGATGGGGGCGCTCCAGGTGCAAGAAGCGCTCAAGCTGCTGCACGACATGCCGGTGGCGGGGGGCTCGGCGTTGGTCTTCAACGGGGTCGGCAACCAGTTCTACACGACCAAGCTGCCGTTCCGCGACGACTGCCTGAGCCACGAGACGTACCCCGAGCCGATCGCGCTTCCGCTCGGCCGCGGGGCGACGGTCGCCGCGCTGTTCGACGCGGCCCGGCCCGCGCTTTCCGGCCCGCTCCACCTGACGCTCGACCGCGAGCTGGTCGAGGCCGTCGAGTGCCCGCGCTGCGGGGGCCGCGAGGAGGTCATGCGGCCGAGGACGCGGGTCCGCCAGGCCGATGCGGTCTGCCCGAAATGCCGCGAGGCCGGACGCCCGGTGGTCGTCAGCCGGATCGACGAGGGGACTCCCCTGGCCGGGCGGACGCTGGCCGAGGTCGGCGTTCCGCCGTTCGACGTCGTCCGCGTCGATGAAGAAGACGGTGACGCGCGGTTCTTCCTGCTGGCCGGCGACCGCGACGGGCTCGCCTCGGGATGGGGGCTCGACTCTTGA
- a CDS encoding EsaB/YukD family protein, with translation MSYGGNADPTGTQVTFLDQTGAKSVKAVIAFSVPVSRIIPNIITKMNLPATSPDGQPMSYALDHKEGGRRLLETWTLVEAGIHDGDHLIVYPEVVAG, from the coding sequence ATGTCATACGGCGGAAATGCCGATCCCACGGGCACGCAGGTCACGTTTCTGGACCAGACCGGGGCCAAATCGGTCAAGGCGGTCATCGCATTCAGCGTGCCTGTAAGCCGGATCATCCCGAACATCATCACCAAGATGAACTTGCCGGCGACCAGCCCCGACGGCCAGCCGATGAGCTACGCCCTCGACCATAAAGAGGGAGGTAGACGGCTGCTGGAGACCTGGACGCTCGTTGAAGCCGGCATCCACGACGGCGACCATCTGATCGTCTATCCCGAGGTGGTCGCCGGCTAG